A single region of the Changchengzhania lutea genome encodes:
- a CDS encoding glutamate synthase subunit beta: MGKITGFMEFQREVEQYDAVDKRLTNYKEFTQPMDEKALRNQGARCMDCGIPFCHSGCPLGNLIPDFNDNVYKGKWKEAAKILHSTNNFPEFTGRLCPAPCEEACVLGINEDPVTIENIEKNIVEQAFKEGWITAQPPLNRTEKSVAVIGSGPSGLAAAQQLNRAGHQVTVFERDAKVGGLLRYGIPDFKLEKHIIDRRISVLEEEGIIFKTNAHVGKDISIDTLREEFSAIVLCGGATIRRPIPVKGAELKGVHQAMDFLKQNNQRVDGLTDFEVILTAKDKNVIVIGGGDTGSDCIGTSNRHGAKSVTNFEILSKPSTGRPANQPWPYWPMRLRTSSSHKEGVERFFSISTKEFLGDNDGNLTGLKTVEVEWIFNKGQRPELKELPGTEKIWDCDMVLLALGFTGPEKTLIEQLGLETDFRTNVKATTHSYATNVPGVFAAGDMRRGQSLIVWAISEGRQAAHYVDAYLMGSSDLPLKDDNDLPRA, translated from the coding sequence ATGGGAAAGATAACAGGATTTATGGAGTTTCAAAGAGAGGTTGAGCAGTATGACGCTGTAGATAAGCGCTTAACGAATTATAAGGAATTCACCCAACCCATGGACGAAAAAGCGTTGAGAAATCAAGGTGCTCGGTGTATGGATTGTGGGATTCCGTTTTGTCATAGCGGCTGCCCATTAGGAAACCTAATTCCCGATTTTAATGATAATGTTTACAAAGGAAAATGGAAAGAAGCAGCAAAAATTTTGCATTCTACAAATAACTTCCCAGAGTTTACAGGCCGATTATGTCCGGCACCGTGCGAAGAAGCGTGTGTTTTAGGTATTAATGAAGATCCCGTAACCATTGAAAATATTGAGAAAAATATTGTAGAACAAGCCTTTAAGGAAGGTTGGATTACAGCACAACCACCACTTAATAGAACAGAAAAATCAGTAGCTGTTATTGGATCAGGCCCTTCTGGTTTAGCAGCAGCACAACAATTAAACAGAGCGGGACATCAGGTGACTGTGTTTGAGCGCGATGCTAAAGTAGGTGGCTTATTACGTTATGGCATTCCAGACTTTAAACTTGAGAAGCATATTATAGACAGACGTATTTCTGTTTTGGAAGAAGAAGGTATTATTTTCAAAACCAATGCCCACGTTGGCAAGGATATTAGTATAGACACCTTAAGAGAAGAATTTAGTGCTATTGTGCTTTGTGGTGGCGCAACCATAAGACGGCCAATCCCTGTTAAAGGTGCCGAATTAAAAGGCGTGCATCAAGCTATGGATTTCTTAAAACAAAACAATCAGCGTGTTGATGGCCTGACTGATTTTGAAGTTATCCTCACAGCAAAAGATAAAAACGTTATTGTTATTGGTGGTGGTGATACAGGGTCTGATTGTATAGGCACATCCAATAGACACGGTGCTAAATCGGTTACAAACTTCGAGATTTTAAGCAAGCCAAGTACGGGCAGACCAGCAAACCAACCATGGCCCTATTGGCCGATGCGTCTACGCACGAGTTCTTCTCACAAAGAAGGGGTTGAACGGTTTTTTAGCATATCCACTAAGGAGTTTTTAGGTGATAACGACGGTAATCTAACCGGGTTAAAAACAGTTGAAGTTGAATGGATTTTTAATAAAGGGCAACGCCCAGAATTAAAAGAACTTCCTGGCACTGAAAAAATATGGGATTGTGATATGGTATTACTAGCCTTAGGTTTTACTGGGCCAGAGAAAACCTTAATAGAACAACTGGGCTTGGAAACAGATTTTAGAACCAATGTAAAAGCCACCACGCATAGTTATGCAACCAATGTTCCTGGTGTTTTCGCAGCAGGCGATATGCGCAGAGGTCAGTCACTAATTGTTTGGGCCATTTCTGAAGGTCGTCAAGCGGCTCATTATGTTGATGCGTATTTGATGGG
- the gltB gene encoding glutamate synthase large subunit, translating to MLKKQGMYLPEFEHDNCGAGFICSLKGIKSNDIIHKALEILEKLEHRGAVSADGKTGDGAGILIDIPHDFFVENCGFKLPKAGQYGTSNVFLPKKENQQKYCIDVFEKHIEAQGLTVIGWRNVPVDETVLGEIAATTQPFIKQIFIGKEHAEQDDFQFNLKMFIARKKAEHEILGSKLSESSYFYLPSLSTKIIIYKGLLVPEDIKLFYKDLNDSSFVTRLALVHQRFSTNTFPTWDLAQPFRYMCHNGEINTLRGNIARMYSRQELMQSAWFGDDIKTILPIVLPGKSDSASMDMVVELLLMTGRSLPEVMMMLVPEAWEKNPAMSEAKKAFYEFNSCLMEPWDGPASIPFTDGNYIGAVLDRNGLRPSRYTVTKGGYVIMSSETGVIDIEPKNVEYHGRLEPGKMFLVDMNQGRIINDEEIKEEIASRHPYKKWLDDNLVHLKDIPYNDCPVFFNEENLTKRQVIFGYTEEDINTIILPMAQGGKEPIGSMGNDTPLAVLSERPQLIYNYFKQLFAQVTNPPLDGIREELITDISLTLGSDVNIFDFNEDHSKKLKINNPVISKQDLDKIKSYHNPDFKVTSVSTLYDINKGHNGLEEALEDTLSCVSKAIDKGTNIVILSDRNVNKDKAPIPALLACSYINSALRTLGKRSRVSIIIESAEPREVHHFALLFGYGASAINPYMVNEIIEDRIKDLNTSMEPLEAVENYNKAVGKGILKVMNKIGISTLNSYRGSQLFECIGINTTVVNTYFPNTATRIQGIGLHEIEKEISKRYKNAFKERQIAADLDLEVGGQYRWRRNGEHHMFNPLTIAKLQESVRTNKHSSYKEYSELINNQSKQLMTIRGLFEFTNYDPISIDEVEPWTEIVKRFKTGAMSYGSISKEAHENLAVAMNRIGGKSNSGEGGEDEDRFYKDANGDWKNSAIKQVASGRFGVTSNYLTNASEIQIKMAQGAKPGEGGQLPGPKVNPDIAKTRNSTPYVGLISPPPHHDIYSIEDLSQLIYDLKSANREARINVKLVSEVGVGTVAAGVAKAKADVVLISGHDGGTGASPLTSLKHAGLPWELGLAEAQQTLVMNNLRNRIVVECDGQLKTGRDVAVACLLGAEEFGFATAPLVASGCIMMRVCHLNTCPVGIATQNPELRKKFQGKPEHVVNFMYFIAQELREIMAQLGFKTVNDMVGQVQKLNRSKTIEHYKAVGIDLSPILHQVTVPEGTVLYNTDQQDHQLEKSLDFKIINQAHPAIFRKEKIVLESKINNMDRAFGALLSNEISKIYGAQGLPENTLKVNFSGSAGQSFGAFSTKGLTLVVSGNTNDYLGKGLSGAKLIIKVPEESTIIPEQNVIVGNVALYGATAGEAYINGKAGERFCVRNSGAKAVVEGIGDHGCEYMTGGIAVILGEVGRNFGAGMSGGIAFVYDTNNTFKSNCNSEGLNLDPVTENEDIQTLKDLIENHYNATLSPLAQRILEKWETELPKFIKVLPEEYRQALLRLEEENLITL from the coding sequence ATGCTGAAGAAACAAGGAATGTATCTGCCTGAATTTGAACACGATAATTGTGGCGCAGGTTTTATTTGTAGCTTAAAAGGAATTAAGTCCAATGACATTATACACAAGGCCCTTGAAATTCTAGAAAAACTAGAACATCGAGGAGCGGTTAGTGCTGATGGTAAAACGGGTGATGGCGCAGGTATATTAATTGATATTCCTCATGATTTTTTTGTAGAAAATTGCGGTTTCAAATTACCAAAAGCAGGTCAATATGGTACGAGTAATGTTTTTTTACCAAAAAAGGAAAATCAACAAAAATATTGTATTGATGTCTTTGAAAAACATATTGAAGCGCAGGGGCTTACCGTTATTGGTTGGAGAAATGTGCCTGTTGATGAAACCGTACTAGGTGAAATTGCAGCTACTACACAACCCTTTATAAAACAAATATTTATTGGAAAAGAACATGCAGAGCAGGACGATTTCCAATTCAATCTAAAAATGTTTATCGCTAGAAAAAAAGCAGAGCATGAAATTCTAGGCTCAAAACTTTCTGAAAGCTCATACTTCTACCTTCCTAGTTTATCGACAAAAATAATTATTTACAAAGGGCTTTTAGTCCCTGAGGATATCAAGCTTTTTTATAAAGATTTAAATGATTCTTCCTTTGTAACCAGATTGGCTTTAGTGCATCAACGGTTCTCAACAAACACCTTCCCAACTTGGGATTTGGCGCAACCGTTTAGATACATGTGCCATAACGGTGAAATAAATACGCTTAGAGGTAACATTGCAAGGATGTACTCACGTCAAGAGCTTATGCAGAGTGCGTGGTTTGGTGATGATATAAAAACTATTTTACCAATTGTACTTCCTGGTAAATCAGATTCTGCTTCTATGGATATGGTGGTAGAATTATTACTTATGACAGGACGTTCTTTACCCGAAGTTATGATGATGTTGGTACCAGAAGCCTGGGAAAAAAACCCGGCCATGTCTGAGGCTAAAAAAGCGTTTTATGAGTTTAATTCCTGTCTTATGGAACCCTGGGATGGTCCTGCTTCTATTCCTTTCACAGATGGCAATTATATAGGCGCTGTATTAGATAGAAACGGATTGCGCCCTTCGCGTTATACGGTGACTAAAGGCGGTTATGTTATTATGTCTTCAGAAACTGGAGTGATTGATATTGAGCCTAAAAATGTGGAATATCACGGCAGATTGGAACCTGGTAAAATGTTTTTGGTAGACATGAATCAAGGACGCATTATTAACGATGAAGAAATTAAAGAAGAAATCGCATCAAGACATCCCTATAAAAAATGGCTAGATGACAATTTAGTACATCTAAAAGACATTCCTTATAATGATTGTCCGGTGTTTTTTAATGAAGAAAACTTAACGAAGCGACAAGTTATTTTCGGGTACACCGAAGAAGATATAAACACAATTATTCTACCGATGGCACAAGGTGGCAAAGAACCCATTGGCTCCATGGGTAACGATACGCCACTTGCTGTTTTGTCTGAAAGACCTCAACTTATATATAACTACTTCAAACAGCTGTTTGCTCAGGTAACCAATCCGCCATTAGATGGTATTAGAGAAGAATTAATCACAGATATTAGTTTAACTCTAGGTAGCGATGTGAATATTTTCGATTTCAATGAAGATCACAGTAAAAAGCTCAAAATTAATAATCCTGTTATTTCAAAACAGGATTTAGACAAAATAAAAAGCTATCATAATCCCGACTTTAAAGTCACCTCGGTGTCAACACTTTATGATATCAATAAGGGACACAATGGTCTAGAAGAGGCTCTAGAAGATACATTGTCCTGTGTTTCAAAAGCCATTGATAAAGGTACTAATATCGTAATCCTTTCAGATAGAAATGTGAATAAGGATAAAGCACCAATCCCCGCTTTATTAGCATGTTCCTATATCAATAGTGCGCTGAGAACCTTAGGGAAGCGCTCTCGGGTAAGCATCATTATTGAATCGGCAGAACCGCGTGAGGTGCATCATTTTGCATTACTTTTTGGTTATGGAGCCAGTGCCATAAACCCCTATATGGTTAATGAAATTATAGAAGACAGAATTAAAGATTTAAACACTTCGATGGAACCTTTGGAAGCGGTCGAGAATTATAACAAAGCTGTTGGAAAAGGTATTTTAAAAGTGATGAACAAAATTGGGATCTCAACACTTAACTCCTACAGAGGTTCACAATTATTTGAGTGTATTGGAATTAATACCACCGTAGTAAATACATATTTCCCTAATACAGCCACAAGAATTCAAGGGATTGGATTGCATGAAATTGAAAAGGAAATTAGTAAGCGTTACAAAAATGCTTTTAAAGAACGGCAAATTGCTGCAGATTTAGATTTAGAGGTAGGCGGACAATACAGATGGAGAAGAAACGGTGAGCATCACATGTTTAATCCGTTAACCATTGCAAAACTGCAAGAATCTGTTAGAACCAATAAACACAGTTCTTACAAAGAATACTCAGAATTAATAAACAATCAATCTAAACAGTTAATGACGATTAGAGGCTTGTTTGAATTTACAAATTACGATCCTATTTCTATAGATGAAGTGGAGCCTTGGACAGAGATCGTAAAACGATTTAAAACGGGCGCCATGTCTTATGGATCCATCAGTAAAGAAGCCCATGAAAATTTGGCGGTTGCCATGAATAGAATTGGCGGAAAAAGTAATTCTGGCGAAGGAGGTGAAGATGAAGATCGTTTTTATAAGGATGCTAATGGTGATTGGAAAAATAGTGCCATCAAACAAGTGGCATCGGGACGTTTCGGCGTGACGTCAAACTATTTGACAAATGCTTCAGAAATTCAAATAAAAATGGCGCAGGGAGCCAAACCCGGTGAAGGCGGACAATTGCCCGGACCTAAGGTGAATCCTGATATCGCAAAAACCAGAAATTCCACACCTTATGTGGGATTAATCTCCCCACCGCCCCACCATGATATTTATTCTATTGAAGATTTGTCTCAATTGATATATGATTTAAAGTCTGCCAATCGTGAAGCACGCATTAATGTGAAACTCGTTTCTGAAGTTGGCGTAGGAACAGTAGCTGCGGGTGTTGCGAAAGCAAAGGCTGATGTGGTATTGATTTCTGGACATGATGGCGGTACAGGAGCATCTCCATTAACCTCATTAAAACATGCTGGATTACCTTGGGAATTGGGCTTAGCTGAAGCACAACAGACCTTGGTAATGAATAACCTGAGAAATCGAATTGTAGTCGAGTGTGACGGTCAGTTGAAAACAGGAAGAGATGTCGCCGTTGCCTGTCTACTAGGCGCCGAAGAATTCGGTTTTGCAACAGCTCCGTTGGTAGCTTCGGGTTGTATTATGATGCGTGTATGCCATCTAAATACTTGTCCCGTAGGTATCGCCACTCAAAATCCAGAACTACGTAAAAAATTTCAGGGTAAGCCAGAACACGTTGTAAATTTCATGTATTTCATCGCTCAAGAGCTAAGGGAAATCATGGCACAACTCGGTTTTAAAACGGTAAATGACATGGTCGGACAGGTACAAAAACTGAATCGAAGTAAAACCATTGAGCATTACAAAGCTGTGGGTATTGACTTGTCTCCCATTTTGCATCAAGTGACTGTTCCAGAAGGAACCGTTTTGTATAATACAGACCAACAAGACCACCAATTAGAAAAATCATTGGATTTCAAAATTATAAATCAAGCACATCCTGCCATTTTCAGAAAGGAAAAAATAGTTTTAGAATCCAAAATCAATAATATGGACCGTGCTTTTGGCGCCCTTTTAAGTAATGAAATCTCGAAGATATATGGTGCACAGGGACTGCCAGAAAACACATTGAAGGTAAACTTCTCTGGTTCGGCAGGACAAAGTTTTGGGGCATTTTCCACAAAAGGCCTAACTCTAGTGGTAAGCGGAAATACCAACGATTATCTCGGAAAGGGATTGTCTGGCGCCAAATTGATTATTAAAGTACCCGAAGAATCTACTATTATTCCAGAGCAAAATGTTATTGTGGGCAATGTTGCGCTTTACGGAGCTACCGCTGGGGAAGCTTATATTAATGGAAAAGCTGGGGAACGTTTTTGTGTTAGAAATTCAGGAGCGAAAGCAGTTGTTGAAGGGATTGGCGATCATGGTTGTGAATATATGACTGGTGGTATTGCTGTTATCTTGGGAGAAGTTGGTAGGAATTTTGGTGCTGGTATGAGTGGTGGAATCGCCTTTGTCTATGATACCAACAACACTTTTAAAAGTAACTGTAATAGCGAAGGCCTAAACCTAGATCCTGTAACAGAAAACGAAGACATTCAGACATTAAAAGATTTAATTGAAAATCATTATAATGCCACATTAAGTCCGCTAGCACAACGCATACTCGAAAAATGGGAAACGGAATTGCCAAAATTCATAAAAGTACTTCCAGAAGAATATAGACAAGCCTTGCTTAGATTAGAAGAAGAAAACCTTATAACACTTTAA
- a CDS encoding outer membrane beta-barrel protein translates to MKKIITLSMLLMATVLFAQEEEPAKKVSISGSVDTYYQTLLTAPDTSGQSFGTSFADETGFALGMANIIASYEGEKTGVVADVVFGPRGDAAIGQDLGMGNEGYYLNQLYAYWNVSEGTTLTIGRFNTFLGYEVISPVGNFNYSTSYLFSSGPFSHVGLKADFSLSEDFSLMLAFMNPTDVNNNMTGGYALGAQLGYAGQFLNLYYDDDEVLGFEIDYTGGFDLSDAFFLGINGAYQTSDDAGFYGAALYPQFATSDAFSIGLRGELFGYHAKDVDDLPSVFAATLTGSYTLENLIIKPEIRLDSWSNDEPYFDSDGAASESLAAFTLAAIYSF, encoded by the coding sequence ATGAAAAAAATTATTACACTTTCAATGCTTCTCATGGCGACAGTATTATTTGCTCAAGAAGAGGAGCCAGCAAAAAAAGTGTCTATTAGCGGTAGTGTAGATACGTACTACCAAACACTTTTGACTGCTCCAGATACCTCTGGACAATCCTTTGGTACCTCATTTGCAGATGAAACTGGTTTTGCTTTAGGTATGGCAAATATTATTGCCTCTTATGAAGGCGAAAAAACAGGCGTTGTTGCTGATGTGGTTTTTGGACCAAGAGGCGATGCTGCAATTGGTCAAGATCTAGGAATGGGAAATGAAGGTTACTATTTAAACCAATTGTATGCTTACTGGAATGTGTCTGAAGGAACGACGTTAACTATTGGACGTTTTAATACGTTTTTAGGGTATGAGGTGATCTCTCCAGTTGGAAATTTCAACTACAGTACATCTTATTTGTTTTCAAGCGGACCATTTTCGCATGTTGGATTAAAAGCTGATTTTTCTTTAAGTGAAGATTTTAGCTTGATGCTTGCTTTTATGAATCCAACGGATGTTAATAATAACATGACTGGTGGTTACGCTTTAGGAGCGCAACTAGGCTATGCAGGACAATTCTTAAATCTTTATTATGATGATGACGAGGTTTTAGGTTTTGAAATAGATTACACAGGTGGCTTCGATTTATCTGATGCGTTCTTCTTAGGTATTAATGGTGCATATCAAACGAGCGACGATGCTGGTTTCTATGGCGCAGCGTTATATCCTCAATTTGCAACATCTGATGCTTTTAGTATAGGATTAAGAGGAGAGCTCTTTGGATATCATGCAAAAGATGTTGATGATTTACCAAGTGTATTTGCTGCCACCTTAACAGGTAGCTATACTTTGGAAAACTTAATTATCAAGCCAGAAATTAGATTGGATTCTTGGAGTAATGATGAACCATATTTTGATTCTGATGGTGCTGCTTCAGAGAGTTTAGCTGCCTTTACATTAGCTGCTATCTACTCATTCTAA
- a CDS encoding phosphoenolpyruvate carboxylase: MSVEPKLTRFKQNVLSKYQIYNSIFMTLPFDTITKTGVLLPLFHETCKNGFAKGDDPTTIVDTFFKKYQARRNEESKINLLFRFIQYIERQVVLFDAIEDAAFPVVNNMEGIGTLRNLKESATAENKLEDLQNYLEEFKVRIVLTAHPTQFYPGSVLGIITDLTQAIKDNNLSKINNLFGQLGKTPFFKREKPTPYDEAISLIWYLENVFYESFGNIYNYIQQNIYDDSKKHNEIINIGFWPGGDRDGNPFVKPDTTIKVAKKLKQAILKKYYGDLKNLRRKLTFKGVEERIVRLETILYNYSINLSTPNAISAKELIRELLSIRNLIVKEHQSLYVNDINNLINRVHLFGYNFATLDIRQDSRIHHAVFTTVIDQLIENGSKSFPKNYHDLTEEAQIKILSEVENESIDVNIFKDEMVFNTLKTIEGIKEIQASNGEAGANRYIISNNQTALNVMQLFAMLKIVAFQDELTVDVVPLFETITDLENAPAVMEQLYSNPTYKAHLNNRGNKQTIMLGFSDGTKDGGYLMANWGIYKAKELLTGMSRKYDITAIFFDGRGGPPARGGGKTHQFYASLGPTIEDKEVQLTIQGQTISSNFGTLDSSQYNLEQLISSGINNRLGKDRTAMFSDDKVVMTNLAETSYQTYKDFKNHPMFIPYLERMSTLKYYAKTNIGSRPSKRSNNSEGLVFSDLRAIPFVGSWSQLKQNVPGFFGVGTALKKYEDHDEFYKVEQLYHNSKFFKTLLENSMMSLTKSFFDLTKYMSKDEEFGTFWNIIYDEYLTTKRLLLKLTGYTELMENEPSGKASIEVRESIVLPLLTIQQYALKKIQELEKAEVKDDEQIKIFEKIVTRSLFGNINASRNSA; the protein is encoded by the coding sequence ATGTCTGTAGAGCCAAAACTAACACGATTTAAGCAAAATGTATTGTCTAAATATCAAATATACAATAGTATATTTATGACCTTACCTTTTGATACTATTACCAAAACCGGGGTACTTTTGCCGCTATTTCACGAAACCTGTAAAAATGGATTTGCAAAAGGAGATGACCCGACAACTATTGTAGACACGTTTTTCAAAAAATACCAAGCCAGACGTAACGAGGAGAGCAAAATAAATTTGTTGTTTAGATTCATTCAGTATATTGAACGTCAAGTGGTTTTATTTGATGCCATTGAAGATGCTGCGTTTCCAGTTGTTAATAATATGGAAGGAATTGGCACGCTAAGGAACCTTAAAGAATCGGCTACCGCAGAAAACAAATTGGAAGATTTACAGAATTACCTTGAAGAATTTAAAGTTCGCATTGTATTAACGGCGCATCCCACTCAATTTTATCCAGGTTCAGTTTTAGGAATAATCACAGATTTAACTCAGGCTATTAAGGATAATAATCTATCTAAAATTAATAACCTTTTTGGACAATTAGGAAAAACACCTTTCTTTAAAAGGGAAAAGCCGACGCCTTACGATGAAGCAATAAGCTTGATCTGGTATTTAGAAAATGTGTTTTATGAGTCCTTCGGAAACATTTACAACTACATTCAACAAAATATTTATGACGACAGTAAAAAACACAATGAGATTATAAATATTGGTTTTTGGCCAGGTGGCGATCGTGATGGAAACCCGTTTGTAAAACCAGACACCACTATAAAAGTAGCAAAAAAATTAAAGCAAGCTATTTTGAAAAAATATTACGGCGACCTTAAAAATCTAAGGCGCAAACTTACTTTTAAAGGGGTTGAAGAACGCATTGTAAGATTAGAAACCATTTTATATAATTACAGTATTAATTTAAGCACACCCAATGCGATCTCAGCAAAGGAATTAATTAGGGAATTATTAAGTATAAGAAATCTTATTGTTAAAGAACATCAGTCGTTGTACGTTAACGATATTAATAACTTGATAAACCGAGTACATCTTTTTGGGTATAATTTTGCAACTTTAGATATTAGGCAAGATAGCAGAATACACCATGCCGTTTTTACCACCGTAATTGATCAATTGATTGAAAATGGCAGTAAATCGTTCCCTAAAAACTATCATGATTTAACTGAAGAAGCTCAAATTAAAATTCTTTCTGAAGTAGAAAATGAGTCTATCGATGTCAATATATTTAAGGATGAAATGGTATTTAATACCTTAAAAACCATTGAAGGCATTAAAGAGATTCAAGCTTCGAACGGTGAAGCTGGTGCAAATCGTTACATTATAAGCAACAACCAAACTGCTTTAAATGTGATGCAGCTTTTTGCAATGCTTAAAATAGTAGCATTTCAAGATGAATTAACGGTAGATGTTGTGCCGCTTTTTGAAACTATTACAGATTTGGAAAATGCACCAGCGGTTATGGAACAACTCTATTCAAACCCAACCTACAAAGCGCATTTAAACAATCGCGGCAATAAACAAACCATCATGCTAGGGTTCTCTGACGGCACTAAGGATGGCGGGTATTTAATGGCCAACTGGGGGATTTATAAAGCGAAGGAATTGCTTACCGGAATGTCTAGAAAATACGATATTACAGCAATATTTTTTGATGGCCGTGGCGGCCCTCCGGCGAGAGGCGGCGGAAAAACACATCAGTTTTATGCGTCTTTGGGGCCTACCATTGAGGATAAAGAAGTACAACTTACGATACAAGGGCAAACGATTAGTTCCAATTTTGGAACCTTGGATTCTTCACAGTATAACTTAGAACAATTAATAAGTTCTGGCATCAATAATCGATTAGGGAAAGATAGAACGGCCATGTTTTCAGACGATAAAGTAGTGATGACCAATTTAGCTGAAACCAGCTACCAAACGTATAAAGATTTTAAGAATCATCCCATGTTCATTCCGTATTTAGAGAGAATGAGCACCTTAAAATATTACGCTAAAACCAATATAGGCAGCAGGCCTTCAAAACGATCTAATAATTCTGAGGGCCTAGTTTTTTCAGATTTGCGCGCCATCCCGTTTGTTGGTTCTTGGAGTCAATTAAAACAAAACGTTCCCGGATTTTTTGGGGTTGGTACCGCATTAAAAAAGTATGAAGACCATGACGAATTTTACAAAGTAGAACAACTCTATCATAACTCGAAGTTCTTTAAAACCTTACTCGAAAATAGTATGATGTCTTTAACCAAATCCTTTTTTGATTTGACGAAGTACATGTCTAAAGACGAGGAATTTGGCACCTTTTGGAATATTATTTACGATGAGTATTTAACTACTAAGCGATTACTTTTAAAACTTACTGGTTATACCGAGTTGATGGAAAATGAACCCTCAGGAAAAGCCTCTATTGAAGTACGGGAATCTATCGTTTTACCATTGCTTACTATACAACAGTATGCTTTAAAGAAAATTCAAGAGTTAGAAAAAGCAGAGGTTAAAGATGACGAACAGATCAAAATATTTGAGAAAATTGTAACCCGTTCCTTATTTGGTAATATCAATGCCAGTAGGAATTCGGCTTAA
- a CDS encoding ammonium transporter → MELLTTNNVWMMICTALVFFMHLGFAFLEIGLTRQKNTINILFKNIFIITVGLLLYCLVGFNLMYPGEFNGFLGFAGFGLDATAAADLTYNEGYTYWTDFLFQGMFAATAATIVSGAVAERMKIVPFMIFAVVYVGFVYPIAGSWKWGGGFLDELGFYDFAGSTLVHSVGGWAALVAVWLLGSRIGKFKNGKPQAIPGHNIPIATAGVLVLWLGWFGFNGGSVLSADPALTSLTLVTTCLAAAAGGVVAMLVSTALYKNLDLTMFLNGILGGLVGITAGADQMGPTDAILIGTIAGAIIVFAVSFIDRIKLDDPVGAIAVHLICGIWGTLAVGIFGELAGMDQFVSQLIGVGCYAAFCIVSSFIIIFILKKTMGIRVSEREELEGLDTHEHGMDAYPDFRLNEH, encoded by the coding sequence ATGGAATTACTTACAACAAATAATGTATGGATGATGATCTGTACGGCACTCGTATTCTTTATGCATTTAGGATTCGCGTTCTTGGAAATAGGATTAACGAGGCAAAAAAATACAATTAACATACTTTTTAAAAATATATTTATTATTACCGTAGGGCTACTTTTATATTGCCTAGTAGGCTTTAATTTAATGTATCCAGGTGAATTTAACGGCTTTTTAGGTTTTGCAGGTTTTGGATTGGATGCAACCGCAGCGGCAGATTTAACTTATAATGAAGGCTATACCTATTGGACAGATTTCTTATTTCAAGGGATGTTTGCGGCAACTGCAGCTACCATTGTTTCTGGGGCTGTAGCCGAACGCATGAAGATTGTTCCATTTATGATTTTTGCAGTCGTATACGTAGGATTCGTTTACCCAATTGCCGGATCATGGAAATGGGGTGGTGGTTTCTTAGATGAACTAGGGTTTTATGACTTTGCAGGATCTACATTAGTGCACTCCGTTGGTGGATGGGCAGCGCTGGTAGCTGTATGGTTATTAGGGTCTAGAATTGGAAAATTTAAAAATGGTAAACCACAAGCCATACCAGGGCATAATATTCCAATCGCTACTGCTGGCGTACTTGTTTTATGGTTAGGTTGGTTCGGATTTAATGGTGGATCTGTGCTATCGGCAGATCCTGCGTTAACCTCATTGACCTTAGTCACCACGTGTTTAGCCGCCGCCGCTGGTGGTGTTGTAGCTATGCTGGTTTCAACAGCGCTATATAAAAACTTGGATTTAACTATGTTCCTTAATGGTATTCTTGGAGGCTTAGTCGGTATTACTGCAGGAGCAGATCAAATGGGCCCAACCGATGCCATTTTAATTGGTACTATAGCTGGGGCAATCATAGTGTTTGCGGTGAGTTTTATAGATAGAATAAAATTAGATGATCCTGTTGGAGCCATTGCCGTGCATTTAATTTGTGGTATTTGGGGCACATTAGCTGTTGGTATATTTGGTGAGTTGGCAGGCATGGATCAATTTGTGAGCCAATTAATTGGGGTTGGATGCTATGCTGCATTTTGTATTGTATCGTCATTCATTATTATATTCATTCTTAAGAAAACTATGGGAATCAGGGTTTCTGAAAGAGAAGAATTAGAAGGATTAGATACACACGAACACGGTATGGATGCCTATCCAGATTTTAGATTAAATGAACATTAA
- a CDS encoding P-II family nitrogen regulator: MKKIEAIIRKSKYRVVKEALHDVGVNFFSYWDVTGLGNEKEGHVYRGVTYSTSDIQRRYLSIVVNDDFAEKTIQAILSSAATGDVGDGKIFVSDINECYRIRTGAKGGETLK; this comes from the coding sequence ATGAAAAAAATTGAAGCAATCATTAGGAAGTCAAAGTATCGTGTGGTTAAAGAAGCCCTTCACGATGTTGGCGTGAATTTCTTCTCCTACTGGGATGTTACCGGTCTAGGGAATGAAAAGGAAGGACATGTATATCGTGGGGTGACTTACAGCACTAGCGATATTCAACGCAGATACCTTTCTATAGTAGTGAATGATGATTTTGCAGAAAAGACTATTCAAGCCATTTTAAGTTCAGCTGCAACTGGAGATGTAGGAGACGGTAAAATTTTTGTATCAGATATAAACGAATGTTACCGAATTAGAACAGGAGCCAAAGGCGGAGAAACCTTAAAATAA